In Zingiber officinale cultivar Zhangliang chromosome 1A, Zo_v1.1, whole genome shotgun sequence, a genomic segment contains:
- the LOC122005165 gene encoding SH3 domain-containing protein C23A1.17-like produces the protein MARSPSDDSDSDDQPLSQRRRRRAPRVIPDSSPSSLPSPPHATDFTPSHQVTPPPIPSHVDGPPILSSNQAEPPLAQPFSAQHAQGDEVGPSTRPSVTPPPPAEPSQGPSSAPSGATAEPSATPGSAAGPSGPPPLTTEPSATPSSAAGPSGPPPLTYQDYCTTFPSEAQLWSQTDVPTNSLKMKDTSGIFQASHALRAEIKSLTTRKNSLEVSLALTEHELEELQEKQSQADNVHQQSMNQQALEHQRVMDQLVQKLRAAETLMHDQDQKLKSQEVLLKSRETQLTSQATKLTTARNELAQAMATTEGVSTALALYREGESDRCLRHRAEYLRSPEFCAQVGHRFSTSAIYGTGGALRQLHEQDYLRSIPPPEFLDHDRIIKEIPDEIFAPFD, from the exons ATGGCTCGATCACCCTCAGATGACTCTGATTCTGACGACCAGCCACTATCTCAGAGGCGTCGGCGCCGAGCTCCTCGTGTGATACCAGACTCGAGCCCCTcgtctcttccttctcctccacaTGCAACTGATTTTACCCCATCCCATCAGGTGACTCCACCTCCAATCCCGAGCCATGTAGATGGCCCTCCTATTTTGTCCAGTAATCAGGCCGAGCCCCCATTGGCTCAACCGTTCAGCGCGCAACATGCTCAGGGTGATGAAGTTGGCCCTTCAACACGCCCTtcggttaccccccccccccctgcaGAGCCCTCTCAGGGACCGTCTTCGGCTCCCTCTGGTGCAACCGCCGAGCCTTCTGCTACTCCCGGCTCAGCTGCGGGTCCCTCAGGACCCCCTCCACTTACCACCGAGCCTTCAGCTACTCCCAGCTCAGCTGCTGGTCCCTCAGGACCCCCTCCGCTTACTTATCAGGACTACTGCACTACTTTTCCTTCTGAAGCACAGTTATGGTCTCAGACAGATGTTCCCACCAACTCTCTGAAAATGAAAG ATACTTCTGGCATATTTCAG GCCAGCCATGCTCTGCGAGCAGAGATAAAATCTTTGACCACCAGGAAAAATAGTCTAGAAGTGTCCCTAGCCCTAACTGAGCACGAACTTGAAGAGCTTCAGGAGAAGCAGAGTCAGGCTGATAATGTACACCAACAAAGTATGAATCAGCAGGCTTTAGAGCATCAAAGAGTCATGGACCAGCTGGTTCAAAAACTGCGTGCGGCTGAAACTCTGATGCACGACCaagaccaaaaattaaaatcgcaAGAGGTCCTTTTGAAATCTCGAGAGACCCAACTGACTTCCCAAGCAACAAAATTGACCACTGCCAGAAATGAACTAGCTCAGGCTATGGCCACCACAGAGGGTGTGTCAACAGCTCTAGCCCTTTACAGAGAAGGGGAAAGCGATCGCTGCCTGCGACACCGAGCCGAGTATTTGCGTTCTCCCGAATTTTGTGCACAGGTGGGACATCGCTTTTCCACATCTGCTATCTACGGGACGGGTGGGGCTCTGCGACAACTTCatgagcaggactatttaaggtCCATTCCACCTCCTGAATTCTTAGACCACGATCGGATCATCAAAGAGATTCCAGATGAAATATTTGCCCCTTTCGACTGA
- the LOC122005152 gene encoding uncharacterized protein LOC122005152 gives MGRALTNIEVAGRLIKWATELREYDIQYQPRTAIKAQTLANFLTEIHQISPEETWKIYVDGSANHHRSGVGVLVISPQGDILQVAVRLNFRATNNEAEYEALLAGLQAARHVGAVRVIIYSDSQLVTQQVTGNFIINGDKLQMYQEAYEKMKAEFAEVTVTKIPRAENQRADELAKMAKATMDWRAPVISYLRQGILPSNPEESRLVRRQAHAYVMIGDQLYKRSFSQPLLKCLSREEADQALREIHLGCCDNHVGGRTLSRKVLLAGYFWPTLQRDAHKLGMDIVGPFPMAPGQRPFLLVAVDYFSKWVEAESLAQITEDAVIQFLWKNILCIFGIPHKLVSDNGRQFQGQRIQAWCKEFDITQEFTSVAYPQNNGQTEVINREIVRGLKVKLDHVGGNWVKELPSILWTYRTTPRESTGLTPFHLVYGNEAVVPIEIGVPSVRRILYD, from the exons ATGGGAAGAGCACTGACTAACATTGAAGTTGCAGGTCGGCTTATTAAATGGGCCACAGAATTgagagaatatgacatacagtaccaGCCGCGCACTGCTATTAAAGCACAAACCCTGGCAAATTTCTTAACAGAGATACATCAAATCAGCCCTGAAGAAACATGGAAgatctatgtggatggatctgCTAATCATCATAGAAGTGGGGTCGGGGTCTTAGTAATATCTCCTCAAGGAGATATACTCCAGGTGGCAGTACGATTGAATTTCCGAGCCacgaataatgaagcagagtatgaggctttATTGGCTGgactgcaagcagctcggcatgtcggGGCAGTTCGGGTAATcatctattcagattcccagttggtgACTCAGCAGGTTACAGGCAACTTTATTATAAATGGTGATAAATTGCAAATGTATCAAgaagcttatgagaagatgaaggcaGAATTTGCAGAGGTCACTGTGACAAAGATACCCAGGGCAGAGAATCAGCGGGCAGATGAATTAGCAAAGATGGCCA AAGCAACTATGGATTGGCGGGCACCTGTGATCAGTTATCTCCGGCAAGGTATCTTACCTTCAAATCCCGAAGAATCTCGATTGGTAAGGAGACAGGCTCATGCTTATGTCATGATtggggaccagctctacaagaggTCTTTCTCTCAACCCTTACTTAAATGTTTGAGTAGGGAGGAAGCTGACCAGGCCTTGCGAGAGATACATCTAGGATGCTGTGACAATCATGTGGGCGGTCGAACATTATCTCGCAAGGTGCTCttggccgggtatttttggcctactttacagagGGATGCTCACAAACTG ggcatggatatcgtgggaccatttccaatggcaCCAGGTCAGAGGCCCTTCTTGTTGGTGGCCGTGGATTACTTTTctaagtgggtagaagcagaatCCCTGGCCCAGATTACGGAAGATGCTGTCATCCAGTTCTTGTGGAAGAACATCCTTTGCATATTTGGTATTCCTCACAAGCTGGTGTCcgacaatggaagacaatttcaaggacaaaGAATACAGGCTTGGTGCAAGGAATTTGACATAACGCAAGAATTCACTTCAGTCGCTTATCCTCAAAAcaatggtcagaccgaggtaaTTAATAGAGAAATAGTTAGGGGTCTGAAGGTcaagctagatcatgtcggaggcaaTTGGGTGAAAGAGCTGCCAAGCATTCTGTGGACCTATCGTACAACACCCCGAGAAAGCACAGGTCTGACACCGTTTCACTTGGTTTATGGCAATGAGGCAGTGGTACCCATAGAAATTGGGGTGCCGTCGGTCAGAAGGATATTATATGATTAA
- the LOC122037996 gene encoding protein PIN-LIKES 2-like, with the protein MDQRMRSASDNLLSAVVPLLKLLCLTVIGLILAHPRTQIIPRATFKLLSKLVFALFLPCLIFVHLGQSVTLDDVLLWWFVPVNVLISTAIGCALGYIVALICRPPPQFFRFTVIMTGFGNTGNLPIAIVGSVCHSSDNPFGPGCHRTGIAYVSFAQWVAVILVYTFVYHMMEPPMEYYEIVSEDNEIVEEPINNISMPLLHEAEWPGIVDKGTRHSKKPFIARVFMSISGSSNTFPDIDFSEEGGADVGPSSPKSLRCLAEPKVIRRIRVVAEETPIRHILQPPTIASLLALIVGMVPVLKDFVFGYDAPLSFITDSLDILAGAVVPSVMLILGGMLAEGPNDSALGIRTTIGITIARLVVLPMIGIVVVALADKWHLLIEGDQMYRFVLLLQYTTPSAILLGAIASLRNYAVKEASALLFWQHICAVVSLSLYIAIYFKLLSYV; encoded by the coding sequence ATGGATCAAAGAATGCGAAGTGCAAGTGACAATTTGCTCTCTGCAGTGGTGCCCCTGTTGAAACTCCTGTGCCTTACTGTAATCGGTCTCATCCTTGCCCATCCACGGACCCAAATCATCCCTCGCGCCACCTTCAAGCTTCTTAGCAAGCTTGTTTTTGCCCTCTTCCTCCCATGTCTCATTTTTGTCCACCTCGGTCAATCGGTCACCTTGGATGATGTCTTGCTTTGGTGGTTTGTGCCTGTTAATGTGCTAATCAGCACAGCTATAGGCTGTGCTCTGGGTTACATTGTTGCTCTTATTTGCAGGCCCCCACCTCAGTTCTTCCGATTCACTGTTATCATGACCGGTTTTGGCAATACAGGAAACCTCCCAATTGCTATTGTTGGATCAGTTTGCCATAGCTCAGATAATCCGTTTGGACCTGGTTGCCACAGAACTGGGATTGCTTATGTATCATTTGCTCAATGGGTTGCTGTCATCCTTGTTTACACGTTTGTTTATCACATGATGGAGCCACCAATGGAGTATTACGAGATTGTATCAGAAGACAATGAAATTGTGGAGGAACCAATCAATAATATTAGTATGCCATTGCTTCATGAAGCTGAATGGCCAGGAATAGTAGATAAAGGAACAAGACATTCCAAGAAACCATTTATAGCCAGAGTGTTTATGAGCATTTCCGGGTCATCAAACACATTCCCTGACATTGATTTCTCAGAAGAGGGGGGAGCAGATGTCGGGCCTAGTAGTCCAAAGTCCCTGAGGTGCTTGGCAGAACCAAAGGTCATTCGGAGGATTAGAGTTGTTGCTGAAGAAACTCCAATTCGGCACATCCTTCAGCCCCCAACAATTGCTTCTTTGTTGGCACTTATAGTGGGAATGGTTCCGGTGTTGAAAGATTTTGTGTTTGGGTATGATGCACCACTTTCTTTCATCACTGACAGTTTGGACATCTTAGCTGGTGCTGTGGTTCCCTCTGTAATGTTAATTCTTGGAGGAATGCTCGCAGAAGGTCCTAATGATTCAGCTCTTGGGATCAGAACTACAATCGGCATCACTATAGCAAGGCTTGTGGTACTTCCAATGATAGGGATTGTAGTGGTGGCTTTAGCTGATAAGTGGCATCTTTTGATTGAAGGAGACCAGATGTACCGTTTTGTGCTTTTGTTACAGTATACTACACCAAGTGCTATATTGTTGGGTGCCATTGCTAGCTTGAGGAATTATGCTGTGAAAGAAGCTTCAGCACTCTTGTTCTGGCAGCATATATGTGCTGTGGTATCTCTCTCACTCTATATTGCTATTTACTTCAAGCTGCTATCCTATGTCTAA